In one Nostoc cf. commune SO-36 genomic region, the following are encoded:
- a CDS encoding RNA-guided endonuclease InsQ/TnpB family protein — translation MFTLTYEFKLKPTQSQIALFEDWLEQCRRVYNYALTERKDWIKSRSCQINACSLRSEYIIPVETPRPNYFNQCKGLTQAKKKYPKLGGVAAQVLRQALKRLENAFIAMWKRNNGFPRFKKPGRMRSFVFPQLGVDPIQKGKVKLPKLGWVKFYQSRQMPDSGRVKQAQIVKRASGWYVMLIVQWDVSLPQPIPHGEAIGIDVGLTSFIATSNGILVKRPRFFVDAERKLKLLQKRVSRKRIGSNNWKKAQKKVASLHEYIANCRKDWHRKMSHKICDDTGMVFVEDLNLVGLSRGILGKHCLDAGFGQFFNILQQTCFKRGVYFQKVDSRKTSQICPSCGVETGKKELSVRTHVCSNCGYIADRDVAAAQVILLRGLAAVGHTVKMLAEGKFTGIPMKQESSYL, via the coding sequence GTGTTCACTCTGACCTACGAATTTAAACTTAAACCCACACAAAGCCAAATAGCATTATTTGAAGACTGGTTAGAACAATGCCGCCGTGTCTATAACTATGCTTTGACAGAGCGCAAAGACTGGATTAAATCTCGTTCTTGTCAGATTAATGCTTGTTCACTACGCTCTGAGTACATCATTCCTGTTGAGACACCACGACCAAACTACTTCAATCAATGCAAAGGATTAACTCAAGCAAAAAAGAAATATCCTAAACTTGGTGGAGTTGCAGCGCAAGTTTTGCGACAAGCTCTAAAACGGCTTGAAAATGCTTTTATTGCAATGTGGAAACGCAACAATGGATTTCCCAGATTTAAAAAACCTGGGAGAATGCGCTCTTTTGTATTTCCCCAATTAGGTGTTGATCCCATTCAGAAGGGAAAGGTTAAACTACCAAAGCTCGGTTGGGTTAAATTTTATCAATCACGGCAAATGCCTGATAGTGGTAGGGTTAAACAAGCTCAAATTGTTAAACGTGCTTCTGGTTGGTATGTAATGCTAATTGTGCAATGGGATGTATCTTTACCACAACCAATCCCGCACGGTGAAGCAATAGGAATTGACGTAGGCTTAACAAGTTTTATTGCAACTTCTAATGGTATTCTTGTTAAGCGTCCGAGGTTTTTTGTAGATGCCGAACGTAAGCTGAAATTGCTACAAAAGCGTGTCTCAAGAAAACGTATTGGCTCGAACAATTGGAAGAAAGCTCAGAAGAAAGTTGCATCTTTACATGAATACATCGCCAATTGTCGTAAAGACTGGCATAGAAAGATGTCTCATAAAATCTGTGATGATACAGGGATGGTGTTTGTTGAAGATTTAAATTTAGTTGGTTTATCCCGTGGAATCTTGGGCAAACACTGTTTAGATGCTGGTTTTGGGCAATTTTTCAACATACTACAGCAGACTTGTTTTAAACGTGGTGTCTATTTCCAGAAAGTAGACAGTCGCAAAACCAGCCAGATTTGTCCTAGTTGCGGAGTTGAGACAGGCAAAAAAGAGCTTTCTGTTCGTACTCATGTTTGTTCAAATTGCGGCTATATAGCTGATAGAGATGTTGCAGCCGCACAAGTAATTCTGTTAAGGGGGCTTGCAGCCGTAGGGCATACGGTCAAGATGCTTGCTGAGGGTAAATTCACTGGAATCCCTATGAAGCAAGAATCCTCGTACCTTTAG
- a CDS encoding helix-turn-helix domain-containing protein, which yields MEVKVTITIDVPGLENDLAEAMKQKGLSFQKLGEAAGVTGTAVWQITSNKNKSIKVETLGRIAKVLGIECQPNIESLAIEEVKSAFGETS from the coding sequence ATGGAAGTGAAAGTAACGATTACGATTGATGTTCCAGGGTTAGAGAATGATTTAGCTGAGGCAATGAAGCAGAAGGGTCTATCTTTTCAAAAACTTGGTGAAGCCGCAGGTGTTACAGGTACGGCTGTCTGGCAAATAACCAGCAACAAGAATAAATCTATTAAGGTGGAAACTCTCGGCAGAATCGCTAAGGTACTGGGAATTGAGTGTCAACCCAATATAGAATCACTTGCGATTGAAGAGGTTAAAAGTGCATTTGGCGAAACCTCCTAA
- a CDS encoding BRO-N domain-containing protein yields MSLKKLDLLVQQKKPEWVAADVCACLQLRDTSKALETLEPSEKGTKNVRTLGGEQEMLTVNEPGLYRLVFKSRKPVAKRFQYWVFHEVLPSIRKTGGYSVAPGTMTQIQILAALAQQMAEQEQRLLEQERRHNEVLARLKAVEVEQDRFNSPCGHKYSVMGFAKLRGLEISLSQAGSKGKKASALCRKQGVEVEQIHDPRFGYVGLYPESILDQVFSSNSKDFAIARH; encoded by the coding sequence TTGAGTCTCAAGAAGTTAGATTTGTTGGTACAGCAGAAAAAACCAGAATGGGTGGCTGCTGATGTGTGTGCTTGTTTGCAATTAAGGGATACAAGTAAAGCACTAGAGACTTTGGAGCCATCCGAAAAGGGTACGAAGAATGTTCGTACCCTTGGTGGTGAGCAAGAAATGTTGACTGTCAATGAACCAGGGCTTTATCGTCTTGTATTTAAGTCCCGTAAACCAGTTGCCAAACGTTTCCAGTACTGGGTGTTTCATGAAGTCCTACCCTCTATTCGTAAGACAGGTGGATACTCGGTTGCTCCAGGAACCATGACCCAGATTCAAATCCTTGCTGCACTCGCCCAACAGATGGCAGAACAAGAGCAAAGGCTATTGGAACAAGAACGCCGTCACAACGAAGTACTGGCAAGACTAAAAGCGGTTGAAGTTGAACAAGATCGGTTCAATAGCCCATGTGGTCACAAGTACAGCGTTATGGGTTTTGCTAAACTTCGAGGACTTGAGATATCACTCTCACAAGCCGGCAGCAAGGGAAAGAAAGCTAGCGCGTTATGCCGCAAGCAGGGGGTAGAAGTTGAACAGATACATGACCCAAGGTTCGGCTATGTGGGTTTATACCCTGAAAGCATTTTAGATCAAGTCTTTTCTAGCAATTCAAAAGATTTTGCGATCGCTCGGCACTAA
- a CDS encoding DUF488 domain-containing protein, which yields MTIFTSYYAGEIRGEAVSISLYPPKGFQGKHLPLFAPTPELLKWWKSSASDINAEQEYTRQFHEILLCRQQLIDIWVAKQQQNSHDITLCCYEKTGDFCHRHQVGREVIQRYLPKLWGGEVGLGTVTQEKMPTDCGQKIILPTTYPLQVLSLIKKCYELGYPVKCDRLECGYYQVTLNGEDLSVWSELGVLAVLSGLQEKFYRERLIPSVAMAAKTRVKNNQQDIKMPSWILASNTQSEVSALVDQPATEELKPSRAETRIVEQMSLL from the coding sequence GTGACCATTTTTACCTCTTACTATGCAGGAGAAATCAGAGGCGAAGCCGTCTCCATCTCTTTATATCCTCCAAAAGGCTTTCAAGGCAAGCACTTACCTTTATTTGCTCCAACGCCGGAGCTACTGAAATGGTGGAAGTCTTCAGCGTCAGATATTAATGCTGAACAAGAATACACCCGCCAATTCCACGAAATTTTGCTTTGTAGGCAGCAGCTGATTGATATTTGGGTTGCAAAACAGCAGCAAAACTCACATGACATTACATTGTGCTGCTACGAAAAAACTGGCGATTTTTGCCATCGACATCAAGTTGGACGTGAAGTTATCCAACGGTATCTGCCTAAACTTTGGGGCGGGGAAGTTGGGTTAGGAACTGTTACCCAAGAGAAAATGCCCACAGATTGTGGACAAAAAATAATACTCCCTACTACATATCCACTTCAAGTATTGAGTCTGATCAAGAAATGTTATGAGTTGGGGTATCCTGTAAAGTGCGATCGCTTAGAATGCGGATACTACCAAGTTACCCTCAATGGAGAAGACTTAAGTGTGTGGTCAGAGTTGGGTGTGCTTGCTGTATTATCCGGGTTGCAGGAGAAGTTTTACCGTGAGCGCTTAATTCCGTCAGTGGCTATGGCTGCAAAAACAAGGGTTAAGAATAATCAGCAAGATATCAAGATGCCTTCGTGGATTTTGGCTAGTAATACTCAGTCGGAAGTTTCAGCCCTAGTGGATCAGCCAGCAACAGAAGAGTTAAAGCCATCCCGCGCAGAAACACGTATTGTTGAGCAGATGAGTCTGCTTTGA
- a CDS encoding type II restriction-modification system restriction endonuclease translates to MPILTAEILCLEAEIFSLAESQHPEPLLYGVTDGKAVGTYLEQKFRLYLKTKYDFIQGNSASGIDFPGLLIDMKVTSIRQPQSSCPFKSARQKIFGLGYSLLIFVYDKADNSINRTATLNILHTIYVSAERTADFQMTRGISNILENEGNKDDLISFMLDRNLPVDELEASNIADEILINPPLQGFLTISNALQWRLQYGRVIERAGQEKGIITVYRANP, encoded by the coding sequence ATGCCGATCTTGACAGCAGAAATCCTCTGCTTAGAAGCTGAAATATTTTCATTAGCCGAGTCTCAGCATCCAGAACCTCTGCTGTATGGTGTTACTGATGGAAAAGCTGTCGGAACTTACCTGGAACAGAAATTTCGACTTTACTTAAAAACTAAGTACGATTTCATACAAGGAAACTCTGCAAGTGGTATTGATTTTCCGGGGTTGCTTATAGATATGAAGGTAACAAGTATTAGACAACCACAATCATCATGCCCATTCAAATCTGCGCGTCAAAAAATTTTTGGGCTTGGCTATTCGTTGCTTATCTTTGTCTACGATAAGGCAGATAATAGTATAAACCGCACGGCAACTCTGAATATTTTGCATACGATTTACGTAAGCGCTGAAAGAACAGCAGATTTCCAGATGACACGTGGGATTTCTAATATTTTAGAAAACGAAGGTAATAAAGATGACCTAATTTCTTTTATGCTCGACCGCAATTTGCCTGTTGACGAACTTGAAGCAAGTAACATCGCGGATGAAATATTGATCAATCCACCTTTACAGGGATTTTTAACTATTTCCAATGCTTTGCAATGGCGGCTTCAGTATGGGAGAGTGATAGAACGTGCTGGTCAAGAAAAAGGTATAATTACCGTTTATAGAGCTAATCCCTGA
- a CDS encoding SAM-dependent methyltransferase: protein MMRTVQKLKIEYGDFQTPIELADQVCKKLVELGVKPDIIIEPTCGIGNFIEAASSCFESAKKIVGIELSLDYFRQILEEEKFLHDQRIEIKCEDFFQVDWLSLIGESNEEILVLGNLPWVTNSQQGSIGGVNLPKKSNFQNHTGLDAITGKSNFDISEWMLIQFVQYLQKHNSYLAMLCKTSVSRKILNYIYSEKLNLAYCAVYKIDSKKYFDAAVEACLFFCKFDSNSQKYYCDVFNSLESLVCSRIGYSNNILVRDLITFKQVENLYNKQSKTKWRSGIKHDCASVMEFRKNNDYFINGLGESYELEETYIFPLIKGSSVAQNKTKATDRYMLVTQSLVGESTESIKYLAPKTWAYLEKHESLLNSRKSKIYQNSARFSIFGVGSYTFAPWKIAICGLYKKLSFRLVGQINQKPVIFDDTVYFLSFFDEESAYESYQLLTSSLAKDFYSSLIFWDEKRPIKSSILNSLNLAALAKLVL, encoded by the coding sequence CTGATGCGTACTGTTCAGAAACTTAAAATAGAATACGGTGATTTTCAAACGCCGATAGAATTAGCCGATCAGGTATGTAAAAAGCTAGTAGAGCTTGGTGTTAAACCAGATATTATAATTGAGCCTACTTGTGGAATAGGAAATTTTATTGAAGCTGCCTCATCTTGTTTTGAATCAGCAAAAAAAATTGTAGGAATTGAATTGAGCCTTGATTACTTTAGACAGATTCTAGAAGAAGAAAAGTTTTTACATGACCAAAGAATTGAAATTAAATGTGAAGATTTTTTTCAAGTAGATTGGTTATCACTAATAGGTGAATCAAATGAAGAAATATTAGTGCTTGGTAATTTACCTTGGGTAACAAACTCACAGCAGGGTAGTATTGGGGGCGTAAATTTGCCCAAAAAGAGCAATTTTCAAAATCATACTGGTTTAGATGCAATTACGGGAAAAAGTAATTTTGATATATCAGAATGGATGCTCATACAGTTTGTACAATACTTACAGAAGCATAATAGTTATCTAGCGATGCTTTGTAAAACTTCGGTTTCTAGAAAAATATTAAATTATATCTATTCTGAAAAGCTAAATCTTGCTTACTGTGCAGTTTACAAGATAGATTCTAAAAAATATTTTGATGCTGCTGTTGAAGCTTGCTTATTTTTCTGTAAATTTGATTCAAACTCACAGAAGTATTATTGTGATGTATTTAATAGTCTAGAAAGCTTAGTTTGCTCTCGTATAGGCTATTCAAATAATATTCTTGTTAGGGATTTGATTACATTTAAACAAGTAGAAAACTTATATAATAAACAATCAAAAACAAAATGGCGTTCTGGTATTAAGCATGATTGCGCTAGCGTAATGGAATTTCGCAAAAATAATGACTATTTTATAAACGGGTTAGGAGAATCTTATGAACTCGAAGAAACTTATATTTTCCCTTTAATCAAAGGTTCTTCCGTTGCCCAAAATAAAACAAAAGCGACTGATCGATATATGTTAGTTACTCAAAGTCTCGTTGGCGAGTCTACTGAATCTATAAAATATTTAGCGCCTAAAACATGGGCATATTTAGAAAAGCACGAAAGTCTTTTAAATAGTAGAAAAAGTAAAATTTATCAAAATAGCGCTAGATTCTCTATTTTTGGTGTTGGTTCATATACTTTTGCACCTTGGAAAATAGCAATATGTGGACTTTACAAAAAATTAAGTTTTAGGTTAGTCGGTCAAATAAATCAAAAGCCTGTTATTTTTGATGATACTGTTTATTTTCTCAGCTTTTTTGATGAGGAAAGTGCATACGAATCATATCAACTTCTAACTTCTTCACTAGCGAAAGATTTTTATTCATCTCTAATATTTTGGGATGAAAAACGTCCAATTAAATCTAGTATTTTAAATAGTTTAAACTTGGCAGCTTTAGCAAAGCTAGTACTTTAA
- a CDS encoding AAA-like domain-containing protein, producing the protein MVDQYIFSGSLPENASTYVKREADDELNKALLQGKFCYVLNSRQSGKSSLRVRTMSRLSEAGVECASIDLSSINIQTATQENWYADLIVKLIDSFALDVDFKVWWEQNQLNSPLLRFSNFLTKILLAEISENIVIFIDEIDSVLSLNFPTDDFFAFIRSCYNERVDNPQYNRLTFCLLGVASPTSLIQDKNRTPFNIGKAISLKGFQLHEAEPLEKGLQGKFNDSQTIMQDILQWTGGQPFLTQKLCQFMVEESEQDNPRSVKQVVRSRIIENWESQDEPEHLRTIQARILRDEQRAGYLLELFQQVRLGEEKSEVRADDTLEQSELQLSGLVVRQQGKLRIYNQIYREIFDSIWIENQLNNLRPYSENFRFWVASGYTDESRLLRGKALQEADEWARDKNLSYQDKQFLAASKEKEIQEEIAAQEQEAALEREKKNREAAEARNSLLAEANKKAKQSIRNGTIVLILTSLVSLSLGLLAVDFKNKIDKNQELLQTAGEVANFLKKNQLNQNSNSNEDSLKERNSIKLSDYNLKIALMNLAASIYKIKEKDLKKADIYLQKANQYINQSELKYDSIEKLQIYVLYLTAKGRLSHENEDKDNQIKFYEQAYDVIQQQKGRIFSKKVNILFKETVESLYQQLISLAKEIGNTNLKTKVETSLKEYYYSELENNLKINNWAKSDDITTDIIRLKGLDKDQVDEVPIDKLQSYCPEFRKIDNLWHEYTQGEFSFSAQKNYFGKFQSGKYSNDGIITIINIQRQVKANTLQERNILSIFVPPAIAGGPPDYPSLSLVLLNKLNHSNILSVCPFKIDSAVNVFVFSPPTNIHIKPRKVENGKVSEKEKCKIKFQERILVYKDFNPDWYYTDACNGGWIHKSQVR; encoded by the coding sequence ATGGTTGACCAGTACATTTTCTCTGGAAGTCTACCTGAAAATGCCAGTACTTATGTCAAACGAGAAGCTGATGATGAATTAAATAAAGCCCTATTACAAGGGAAGTTTTGTTATGTACTAAATTCTAGACAGAGTGGAAAGTCCAGCTTGCGTGTAAGAACAATGAGCCGCTTAAGTGAAGCTGGTGTTGAGTGTGCATCTATTGATTTATCCTCCATTAATATTCAGACAGCAACTCAAGAAAACTGGTATGCAGATTTGATTGTTAAGCTCATCGATAGTTTTGCCTTGGATGTAGATTTTAAAGTTTGGTGGGAGCAGAATCAATTAAATTCACCATTATTAAGATTTAGTAACTTTCTGACAAAAATACTTCTCGCAGAAATTTCAGAAAATATAGTAATTTTTATTGATGAGATTGATAGTGTTCTCAGTTTGAATTTCCCTACAGATGACTTTTTTGCTTTTATTAGGTCTTGTTATAATGAGCGAGTTGATAATCCCCAATACAATCGCCTTACTTTCTGTTTACTAGGCGTTGCATCACCGACCAGTTTAATACAAGATAAGAACCGTACCCCGTTTAACATTGGTAAGGCTATCTCCCTCAAAGGCTTTCAACTGCATGAGGCTGAACCATTAGAGAAGGGTTTGCAGGGGAAATTTAATGATTCTCAGACGATAATGCAGGATATTTTGCAGTGGACGGGGGGACAACCATTTTTGACTCAAAAGCTGTGTCAGTTTATGGTTGAAGAATCTGAGCAAGATAACCCTCGTTCAGTAAAGCAAGTTGTCAGGTCACGGATTATTGAAAACTGGGAATCACAGGATGAACCAGAACATTTGAGGACAATTCAAGCCAGGATTCTTCGCGATGAACAACGGGCAGGGTACTTACTAGAACTGTTCCAACAAGTCCGGCTGGGTGAAGAAAAATCCGAGGTAAGAGCAGATGATACTTTAGAACAAAGTGAGCTACAGCTTTCAGGATTAGTTGTTAGACAGCAAGGTAAGCTGAGAATCTATAACCAGATTTATCGTGAGATATTTGACTCTATTTGGATTGAAAACCAATTAAATAACCTACGTCCTTATTCTGAGAACTTTCGCTTTTGGGTCGCTTCTGGATATACTGATGAATCACGGCTGCTGCGAGGAAAGGCATTGCAGGAAGCTGATGAATGGGCGAGAGACAAGAATTTAAGTTATCAGGATAAGCAGTTTTTAGCAGCTAGTAAAGAGAAAGAGATTCAGGAGGAGATTGCTGCTCAAGAACAAGAAGCTGCTTTGGAAAGAGAGAAAAAGAATAGGGAAGCAGCAGAGGCTAGAAATTCTTTACTAGCTGAAGCAAATAAGAAAGCCAAGCAAAGTATTCGTAACGGAACTATAGTTTTAATTCTTACTTCTCTAGTTTCATTATCTTTAGGCTTATTAGCTGTTGATTTTAAAAACAAAATTGATAAAAATCAAGAATTATTACAAACTGCTGGGGAAGTAGCTAATTTTTTAAAAAAAAATCAATTAAATCAAAATAGTAACAGTAATGAAGATTCTTTAAAAGAAAGAAATAGTATAAAGCTATCTGATTATAATTTAAAAATAGCATTAATGAATTTAGCAGCAAGTATTTATAAAATCAAAGAAAAAGACTTAAAAAAAGCAGATATTTACCTTCAGAAAGCAAATCAATATATTAATCAAAGTGAGTTAAAATACGATTCTATAGAAAAACTACAAATTTATGTTCTTTATTTAACGGCTAAAGGAAGATTATCTCATGAAAACGAAGACAAAGATAATCAAATTAAGTTTTATGAACAAGCCTATGATGTTATTCAGCAGCAAAAAGGAAGAATATTTAGTAAAAAAGTAAATATTCTTTTTAAAGAAACTGTAGAATCACTTTATCAACAACTTATATCCTTAGCAAAAGAGATTGGTAATACAAACCTCAAAACTAAAGTCGAAACGTCTTTAAAAGAATATTATTACTCTGAACTAGAAAATAATCTAAAAATTAATAATTGGGCAAAGTCAGATGACATAACAACAGATATTATTCGCCTAAAGGGATTAGATAAAGATCAGGTTGATGAAGTACCTATCGATAAATTACAATCTTACTGTCCAGAATTCAGAAAAATTGATAACCTTTGGCATGAATATACACAAGGAGAGTTTAGTTTCAGCGCACAGAAAAATTACTTTGGAAAATTTCAATCAGGAAAGTATAGTAATGACGGAATTATTACTATAATAAATATACAAAGACAAGTAAAAGCAAATACTCTGCAAGAGAGAAACATACTTTCAATATTTGTTCCCCCCGCTATTGCAGGAGGGCCACCAGATTATCCTAGTCTAAGTCTGGTGTTACTAAACAAATTAAATCATAGTAATATCTTATCTGTTTGTCCTTTTAAAATAGATTCTGCCGTAAATGTTTTTGTATTTTCTCCACCTACTAACATTCATATCAAACCTAGAAAAGTCGAAAATGGCAAAGTTTCTGAAAAAGAAAAATGCAAAATTAAGTTTCAAGAAAGAATTCTAGTTTATAAAGATTTTAACCCTGATTGGTATTATACTGACGCTTGTAATGGTGGTTGGATTCATAAAAGTCAAGTGCGCTAA